GTGGTCGGCTGGGCCCACAGGCTGTCGTAGTTGGTCTGGGTCTCCATGTAGTCCCGCCAGATCTGGCCGCCCATCAGGCGGGTGTAGTCCAGTCGCTGGTAGGTCGTCTCCGTCCGCTGAGGGGCCGTCATGTCGATCCGGTCGATCGTGGACGCGTCGAGCGTGACGGTGGTGTCGCGGTCCAGTCGGACCTCCGGGTCGCCCAGCAGCGCCATGCCCCACGAGTGGGGACCGTGGACGCCCTGCACCCTCTTGAAGGACAGCACCGAGTACACGTCATTGGGCAGGTACATCCGCGCCGTACCGGAGTCGTCGATCTCGACGAACATCGGGGAGTCGTCACCGGACCTGAGCAGTTCGACCACGCCGGACATGGGCCGCCCCTGGGCGTCCTTGAACTCCATGGTCAGTTTGTGCTCGACATCGCCGAGGGAGACGGCGGTGTGCGCCGCGACCTCGCCGGCCGCGGTCTTCGCGACGACCTGGCCGGTGTACCGGCCGCCGGCGGTGACGCCCGAGCCGTCGATCGTCACGGTGACACCGGCGCTGCCGTGCGCGGGCACGACCACCTGGGAGGCGGAGAGCCGGAACACCCCGGCGGGGGCGTGTGCCGCCTCGACGCTCAGCGCGAGGGTGACGGGCGTGTCCGTGGTGTTGGTGTACGTCACCGGGCGCTGTACGCCGTCGGCGGGATTCTGCGGAACCTGCGCGGCGTACGCGGTCGCCGTGGCGAAGACTCCGGCATGTGAGGCCGCGGCGACGTCGAGGCGGCCACTGCCTGCCTGGAAGGCGTTGTACTGCGGGGTCTGCCGGGAGCTGCTGGTCAGCAGATCCTTCAGCTGGCTTCCGGTGAGGTCCGGATGAGCGGCGGCCATCAGCGCGGCGGCGCCGCTCACGTGGGGCGTGGCCATGGAGGTGCCGCTCATGGTCTGGTAAGCGCCCTCGCCGTTGCCGTCGAACTGGGAGTTGGCCGCGAGGATGTCGACGCCGGGGGCGGTGATCTCCGGCTTCAGCGCGCCGTCCACGCGGGGACCCTGGCTCGAGAACTCGGCCAGGGAGTCGTCGGAGTCGACGGCACCCACGGTCAGCGCGTCGCTCGCCGCGCCCGGTGCGCCGATGGTGTCGGGTGCCCCCGAGTTGCCGGCGGCGACGACGAACAGCGCGCCGGTCTCGGCGCTGAGCCTGTCGACGGCCTGGCTGAGGGGGTCGGTCCCGTCGGACGGCTGACCGTCGCCGAGGCTCATGTTGATGACCTTGGCGTGCTGGTCGACCGCGGCCCATTCCATGCCGGCCAGGACCCAGGAGGTCTGACCGGACCCGGTGTCGTCCAGCACCTTGCCGATGTCGAGGCGGGCGCCGGGGGCGGCACCCTTCTCCCTGCCGTCGGAAGCCGCGCCGCTACCGGCGATGATGGACGCGACATGCGTGCCGTGACCGAAGTGGTCGTCCGTGTTCTCGTCCGGTACGAAGCTCTGCCGGCCCGCGATGCGGTCCGCGAGGTCGGGGTGTCCCGCGTCGACGCCGGTGTCGAGGACGGCCACGTCCACGCCCTGTCCGGTGTTGCCGTCCGCCCAGACCTGGGGGGCACCGATCTGCGCCGTGCTGTCGGCGAGGTCGGCATGGACGAGGCCGTCCAGCCAGATGTGCGTGATCCCGTCGGCGAAGGCCGGTGCGGCGGACTGCTCGCGGGCTCCGTCTCTCGTCGCCGTCCCGGCCACGGACTTCCAGAAGTCCGCGGCGTGCGAGCGGTCCGCGGTGAGGGCGGCGCCGTTGATGCCGTCGAGGGTACGGACCCGGGTCGCCCCGTCGGGCAGAGCGCTGCCCCTGCTGCGCGCGTCGGCGGAGTGCCTGTAGGAGACGATGAGCGGCAGCCGGTCACGGTGCGCGTCGT
The Streptomyces sp. CGMCC 4.7035 DNA segment above includes these coding regions:
- a CDS encoding S8 family serine peptidase; the protein is MKAHHRRRWSVPVAVGALVLALAGPYDALAFASSAARSDAVGSPSTASTSDRVPAGDHSVTLITGDVVTTRQSPGTGNGTGGIVSVRGADGRPVETHILTSGDDLYVFPECVLPFVAKGILDRQLFNITAMIADRYDDAHRDRLPLIVSYRHSADARSRGSALPDGATRVRTLDGINGAALTADRSHAADFWKSVAGTATRDGAREQSAAPAFADGITHIWLDGLVHADLADSTAQIGAPQVWADGNTGQGVDVAVLDTGVDAGHPDLADRIAGRQSFVPDENTDDHFGHGTHVASIIAGSGAASDGREKGAAPGARLDIGKVLDDTGSGQTSWVLAGMEWAAVDQHAKVINMSLGDGQPSDGTDPLSQAVDRLSAETGALFVVAAGNSGAPDTIGAPGAASDALTVGAVDSDDSLAEFSSQGPRVDGALKPEITAPGVDILAANSQFDGNGEGAYQTMSGTSMATPHVSGAAALMAAAHPDLTGSQLKDLLTSSSRQTPQYNAFQAGSGRLDVAAASHAGVFATATAYAAQVPQNPADGVQRPVTYTNTTDTPVTLALSVEAAHAPAGVFRLSASQVVVPAHGSAGVTVTIDGSGVTAGGRYTGQVVAKTAAGEVAAHTAVSLGDVEHKLTMEFKDAQGRPMSGVVELLRSGDDSPMFVEIDDSGTARMYLPNDVYSVLSFKRVQGVHGPHSWGMALLGDPEVRLDRDTTVTLDASTIDRIDMTAPQRTETTYQRLDYTRLMGGQIWRDYMETQTNYDSLWAQPTTHKVTHGDFYLAARWRKEQPALSVSTRTTDFTDVLRQDGVTPLPKGTVKLPLVFAGQGASTDYAHLDVHGKAVVVRRNDDVSDRDQAAAAMAAGAKLMLVVNNVDGRGFRRYNAPFGSSPIPLDVGLLSTDEGEKLVRQAQARSASVTVGSAPVSPYVYDLDRTWHNEIPARMVVQGSSKNLARVDETFDSPAPGSTGGEFRFDWPTYNNWAIGAMMPEPVRGKRTDWVSTGGFNSWSQSAYADGMVFEAGAKTSYRAGSTQSEEWFKPIERPYLNDVYSLPTRTGDHLYIDTPAWGSRNHVGMNQIDGGAEQRQTLYQGTTVLGTGTFTNVSGDAPGAGKLPYRLVVTGKRDVTFTPYSSSTRTEWDFTSKATVDGSDAVLPLVQIDYEVGTDSAGRAGRHDTLSVTAAQLPGAVGAGRVGAVTLEMSYDGGTTWHRATCDHNGRYRLDAPKKASYVSLRASAEDSAGNAVHQTVIRAFGLR